In Drosophila yakuba strain Tai18E2 chromosome X, Prin_Dyak_Tai18E2_2.1, whole genome shotgun sequence, a single genomic region encodes these proteins:
- the LOC6525422 gene encoding uncharacterized protein LOC6525422 has translation MDGDQIRKSSSDRDLEYSRCRRNGVHYATIADFLASLNTNDTNLESVQTRRSLSLEDYLRIVRGGPPEKQSGDGDKSIARISERLRKTPAQDISTQTQSDAKIAAKSKLISQFTEKIWI, from the coding sequence ATGGACGGAGATCAGATCCGGAAGAGCAGCAGTGATCGGGACTTGGAATACAGTCGATGTCGGCGCAATGGTGTTCACTACGCCACCATTGCCGATTTTCTGGCGAGTCTCAACACCAATGACACCAACTTGGAATCGGTTCAGACACGCAGATCCTTGAGCCTAGAGGATTACCTACGAATCGTACGAGGCGGTCCTCCGGAAAAACAATCTGGAGATGGGGATAAAAGTATCGCAAGGATAAGCGAACGATTGCGAAAGACACCTGCTCAGGATATTAGCACACAAACGCAGTCAGATGCGAAAATTGCTGCCAAATCCAAGCTAATATCTCAGTTTACCGAGAAAATATGGATATGA
- the LOC6525421 gene encoding uncharacterized protein LOC6525421, which yields MPNGDRARGRPKHRNRNRSRARPCTPENLLENHLQKLLEEQDLLHNLLVSNRPGIKPQLEDLGGESNYEFDIQDEDGLDEQLPSFKLQQKSVQEEQAELNNQLHSVILAEDVEPSSPGHLEDLATIPLRTYPILAEDVEPSSPPNYEDLPTIPLRTYPILAENVDSSSPPNYEDLRTISARATPILAEDVDSSSPPKFEDLPTIPLRTYPYRSRNHSSIPLPITVGNCTPPKVIGQGFDAPFLYPEFVAKNERSRVKYIFSLVDSLALQMERSLKLNEHSMAEGAVEKAATGAVPKARRKQKLQIDRVGHAKYTITVNSRFKEPKPHNQSKNHRLARSKVHSHNKLPEILDVDCEFGMEFIEKFRANKVRDESRAEPVNVSVSESDQEKQVDSADAKEKEVPQIDEECKESATTITPNSDFSSELSLLEIAMAEAFKKQRKHKKKNYSFTSRPSTPITRPTTPINDDVPSTSAEARFYQQLRGQSEPEKSESNVLNTWQLLRARGPPPLQDWQWNIVMFMRNFNREKRRRERLANKDTTSNSEPVSKLSKLRKLKERELRRNELRRKYSYVPIERPKLRPRFYKAIKEQKEWLKAEQDFKQVQYLTFYRPQDLYEPEIKWSKKQLLAMRRRLFNVIPRRPIQPRPIPKTIEPELPVEEEEVAVEEPPEDQNPDPDPDSVPGLNVPVDRGQRLKNLLMDEERLNQHLKLKHLVLPEDPVKAIYLPLFHRHKTFRYFDKKQKPSHTNLKNAAAHWRSSTTSSTAWRQWSKTSWILPQTRSSASFSTVFYDAKHSISSLNDSHDDFLISNEGVLGLNELEDPFDKPIARDATEERVDFRRFIDIDFVSRHILQLMSNIKPKNNSNLIEIQPQMTNYMEHFYWTHLTHDGLYFHWFVSEGFFPAHYLTEVKTAKELEVIPHCQLDRDIMRYIDVVNDVNAKRIKLTRQMAHLMVTSYFRVLCHRAQLATCPIKDRCLLRCRFAISMVELYQQERGRHILRDRIDCWRLMKWALKHEGRVKQLYDEPLYYAEERASIHTCLVMRTPNLESFKEFYRRQVLPKPDALAINPVFNKIRRYPSNRKDPCATFVCPIPGCQTGLNSKILMAHFLSDHCRRLEELWLTDRMVLLFYPSSYPPNQVYCICVIALLTRMPSQKVPIPQNILNEELPSKYLYFVEHGACFLMFAPVSRFIVEGKTEPSTVAHEKCAKRHPDTVFIFWLAIADYELKDVGCRLLVYCQDRCVRGKSPLTFVKMSEFKGVTHLLATQPDCYLAIDYGTMATLTTDFKELLFIEVRYVNKLLEDANNSGDEFFYE from the exons ATGCCGAATGGCGACAGAGCACGAGGTCGGCCAAAGCACCGCAATAGGAACAGGTCACGAGCTCGTCCTTGCACGCCGGAAAATCTTCTAGAGAATCACTTGCAAAAGCTTTTGGAGGAGCAGGATCTACTTCACAACCTGTTGGTCAGCAATCGTCCTGGAATAAAGCCGCAGTTGGAAGATTTGGGCGGCGAAAGCAACTATGAGTTCGACATCCAGGATGAGGATGGCCTTGATGAGCAATTGCCCAGCTTTAAG ttgcagcagaaGTCGGTGCAGGAGGAGCAAGCGGAGCTCAATAACCAACTACATTCCGTAATTCTGGCCGAAGATGTGGAGCCATCGAGTCCTGGGCACTTGGAAGATCTGGCAACAATTCCATTACGAACATATCCAATTCTGGCTGAAGATGTGGAGCCATCGAGTCCTCCAAACTATGAAGATCTACCAACAATTCCATTACGAACATATCCAATTCTGGCAGAGAATGTGGACTCATCGAGTCCTCCAAACTATGAGGATCTAAGGACAATTTCCGCTCGAGCGACTCCAATTCTGGCCGAGGATGTGGACTCATCGAGTCCTCCGAAATTTGAAGATCTGCCAACAATTCCATTACGAACGTATCCATATCGAAGCAGGAACCACAGCTCGATCCCGCTGCCCATCACGGTGGGCAACTGCACACCACCCAAGGTCATAGGTCAGGGCTTCGATGCGCCCTTTCTCTACCCCGAGTTTGTGGCCAAAAACGAGCGAAGTCGTGTAAAGT ACATCTTCAGTTTGGTGGACAGTCTGGCATTGCAAATGGAGCGATCACTTAAGCTAAACGAGCATTCGATGGCCGAAGGAGCCGTGGAAAAGGCAGCCACAGGAGCTGTGCCCAAAGCCAGGCGCAAACAGAAACTGCAAATAGATCGAGTGGGCCATGCCAAGTACACGATCACTGTCAATTCTCGTTTCAAGGAGCCCAAGCCACACAATCAGTCCA AAAATCATCGTTTGGCCAGGAGTAAGGTGCATTCGCATAACAAATTGCCGGAGATACTCGATGTCGATTGTGAGTTCGGAATGGAGTTTATTGAAAAGTTTCGTGCCAACAAGGTTCGAGATGAAAGCAGAGCCGAGCCCGTAAACGTATCCGTATCTGAAAGCGACCAAGAAAAACAGGTTGATAGTGCGGATGCTAAGGAAAAAGAAGTGCCGCAGATCGACGAAG aATGTAAAGAAAGTGCGACAACTATTACACCGAACTCGGATTTCTCAAGCGAACTCTCGCTTCTTGAGATTGCGATGGCCGAAGCATTCAAAAAGCAGCGAAAACATAAGAAGAAAAACTACAGCTTCACTTCGCGACCAAGTACACCCATCACCAGACCGACTACGCCCATCAACGATGATGTGCCCAGTACATCGGCAGAGGCAAGGTTCTATCAGCAGTTAAGAGGTCAATCGGAGCCCGAGAAAAGCGAATCAAATGTCTTAAACACGTGGCAGCTGCTAAGGGCCAGAG GACCGCCACCATTGCAGGATTGGCAATGGAATATCGTTATGTTTATGAGGAATTTTAATAGGGAAAAGAGACGAAGGGAGCGCCTAGCAAATAAGGACACAACTTCCAATTCGGAACCCGTGAGTAAGTTGAGTAAACTGAGAAAACTGAAGGAAAGAGAGCTGCGTAGAAACGAACTGCGACGGAAATACTCGTATGTGCCCATAGAAAGGCCAAAACTACGCCCTAGGTTCTATAAAGCCATTAAAGAGCAAAAGGAATGGTTAAAGGCGGAACAAGACTTTAAACAAGTTCAGTATCTAACATTCTACAGACCACAAGATCTCTACGAGCCCGAGATAAAATGGTCGAAAAAGCAACTGCTTGCCATGCGACGCAGACTCTTCAATGTTATCCCTAGAAGACCGATACAACCCAGGCCCATTCCGAAAACCATAGAGCCTGAACTGCCTGTTGAGGAAGAAGAGGTCGCAGTTGAAGAGCCCCCCGAGGATCAGaatcctgatcctgatcctgattCTGTTCCTGGTCTCAACGTTCCAGTAGACAGGGGTCAGCGTTTGAAGAATCTGCTCATGGACGAAGAGCGCCTAAATCAACATCTGAAGCTGAAGCACTTGGTACTGCCAGAGGATCCGGTAAAAGCCATCTACCTGCCCCTTTTCCATCGCCACAAGACTTTTAGGTACTTTGATAAGAAACAAAAGCCATCGCACACAAATCTTAAAAACGCTGCGGCTCATTGGAGGAGCAGCACTACTAGCTCCACTGCTTGGCGCCAGTGGAGCAAAACTAGTTGGATTTTGCCCCAAACCAGATCGTCAGCTTCATTTAGTACTGTATTCTACGATGCCAAACACTCGATATCGAGCTTAAACGATTCGCATGACGATTTCCTCATCAGCAATGAAGGCGTTTTGGGCCTCAACGAGTTGGAAGATCCATTTGACAAGCCAATTGCAAGGGATGCAACCGAAGAACGTGTGGATTTCAGGCGGTTCATCGATATAGACTTCGTATCGCGACACATTCTGCAGCTAATGTCGAACATAAAGCCTAAGAATAATAGCAATCTTATCGAGATTCAGCCGCAGATGACTAACTACATGGAGCACTTCTACTGGACGCATTTAACGCACGATGGTCTGTACTTTCATTGGTTCGTCAGCGAGGGTTTCTTTCCGGCTCACTATCTCACCGAGGTGAAGACTGCCAAGGAGCTGGAGGTCATTCCGCATTGCCAGCTGGACAGGGATATTATGCGGTATATAGATGTGGTAAATGACGTGAATGCGAAGAGAATCAAGTTAACCAGACAAATGGCGCACCTCATGGTCACCTCCTACTTTCGCGTTCTATGCCACAGAGCCCAGCTGGCCACGTGCCCCATCAAGGATAGATGTTTGCTGCGATGTCGCTTTGCCATCTCGATGGTGGAGCTCTATCAGCAGGAGCGAGGTCGACACATACTGAGAGATCGTATCGATTGCTGGCGCCTCATGAAGTGGGCCCTCAAGCACGAGGGTCGCGTCAAGCAGCTGTACGATGAGCCCTTGTACTATGCCGAGGAACGGGCCAGCATCCATACGTGCCTGGTGATGCGCACCCCCAACTTGGAGTCCTTCAAGGAGTTCTATCGTCGCCAGGTGTTGCCCAAACCGGATGCACTCGCCATCAATCCCGTGTTCAACAAAATCAGGCGTTATCCGAGCAATCGCAAGGATCCTTGTGCCACTTTTGTGTGCCCCATTCCCGGTTGCCAAACGGGTCTGAACTCGAAAATACTAATGGCGCACTTCTTGAGCGATCACTGTCGCCGTTTGGAGGAACTTTGGCTCACGGATCGCATGGTGCTGCTGTTCTATCCCAGTTCCTATCCGCCCAATCAAGTGTACTGCATTTGCGTGATCGCCTTGCTGACACGGATGCCCAGCCAGAAGGTGCCGATACCGCAGAATATACTGAACGAGGAGTTACCCTCGAAATATCTATACTTTGTTGAGCACGGAGCTTGTTTCCTCATGTTCGCGCCGGTTTCGAGATTCATCGTTGAGGGAAAGACGGAGCCAAGTACGGTTGCTCATGAAAAATGTGCCAAAAGGCATCCAGACACTGTGTTCATCTTTTGGCTGGCCATTGCCGATTACGAACTCAAGGATGTGGGCTGTCGACTGCTTGTGTATTGCCAGGATCGCTGTGTCAGGGGTAAATCCCCATTGACGTTTGTCAAAATGTCCGAGTTCAAAGGGGTGACCCATTTGCTGGCGACTCAACCGGATTGCTATCTGGCCATCGATTATGGGACAATGGCCACGCTGACCACGGACTTCAAGGAGCTGCTCTTCATCGAGGTGCGATACGTTAATAAGCTGTTGGAAGATGCCAACAACTCTGGTGATGAGTTTTTCTATGAATGA